One Elaeis guineensis isolate ETL-2024a chromosome 10, EG11, whole genome shotgun sequence genomic window carries:
- the LOC140852190 gene encoding accelerated cell death 11-like codes for MEGGERPLRKLAEAFHDLAARVSSNREAMELARFTYACSTVLDLFKLIGIEYKFGEDEYRAKIKDIEAASQTISTVPDLIDADIRNNCVTRSGSHSRNLLRVKRALELIRVIFELLLASKDDTFMIPAAAAYAMVFAAHHEQPIKNAVSEAMYDLPTRSQLLQMVNEEEESANVQLKKYVDASAIVTRYIDEQFTGKGLGTNW; via the exons ATGGAAGGAGGAGAGAGACCCCTGAGAAAGCTGGCGGAAGCCTTCCATGATCTTGCAGCTAGGGTGTCATCCAACAGAGAAGCCATGGAGCTCGCACGTTTCACCTATGCCTGTTCAACCGTGCTGGACCTGTTCAAACTTATAGGGATCGAGTACAAGTTTGGGGAGGATGAGTACAGGGccaag ATCAAGGATATAGAAGCAGCATCACAAACGATATCCACAGTACCAGACTTGATCGACGCTGACATCAGAAATAATTGCGTGACTCGTTCTGGCAGCCATTCACGCAATCTTCTTCGAGTGAAGCGTGCACTTGAGCTGATCAGAGTGATATTTGAGCTACTTTTGGCATCAAA GGACGATACATTCATGATCCCGGCAGCTGCAGCTTACGCCATGGTCTTTGCTGCTCACCATGAACAACCAATCAAGAATGCAGTGTCAGAGGCCATGTATGACCTCCCCACAAGATCACAGCTCTTACAGATGGTAAACGAAGAAG AGGAATCAGCGAACGTCCAGCTGAAGAAATACGTTGATGCATCTGCTATCGTGACTCGCTATATTGACGAGCAGTTCACCGGCAAAGGATTGGGCACAAACTGGTGA